In Streptomyces nojiriensis, one genomic interval encodes:
- a CDS encoding response regulator, whose translation MIRVLIADDQPLVRRGLALILGPDPEFEVVGEAEDGARAVALANGLRPDVVVMDIRMPVMDGVKATEELARRLPGTRVLALSTFDMDEYVVAALRAGAYGFLPKDISPEELIAAVRIVHTGEAAVAPRLLSRLLSAYVRTPARPRSWAAETPLELTPRELEIWRLMATGRGNAEIAADLDISVSTVKNHITGIFGKLGVRDRAQAVIAAYESGLVEAGSGSG comes from the coding sequence ATGATCCGTGTACTCATCGCCGACGACCAGCCGCTGGTCCGGCGCGGCCTGGCCCTGATCCTGGGCCCCGACCCGGAGTTCGAGGTCGTGGGCGAGGCCGAGGACGGGGCCCGGGCCGTGGCCCTCGCGAACGGGCTACGGCCCGACGTGGTCGTCATGGACATCCGCATGCCGGTCATGGACGGGGTCAAGGCCACCGAGGAACTGGCGCGCAGGCTCCCCGGGACCCGCGTCCTGGCCCTCAGCACCTTCGACATGGACGAGTACGTGGTCGCCGCCCTGCGCGCCGGCGCGTACGGCTTCCTGCCCAAGGACATCTCCCCGGAGGAGCTGATCGCCGCGGTCCGCATCGTCCACACCGGCGAGGCGGCCGTCGCGCCGCGGCTGCTGAGCCGGCTCCTCTCCGCCTACGTACGGACCCCTGCGCGGCCGCGGTCGTGGGCGGCCGAGACCCCCCTCGAACTCACCCCGCGCGAGCTGGAGATCTGGCGGCTCATGGCCACCGGCCGGGGCAACGCCGAGATCGCCGCGGACCTGGACATCAGCGTCTCCACGGTCAAGAACCACATCACCGGCATCTTCGGCAAGCTGGGCGTCCGCGATCGCGCCCAAGCGGTGATCGCGGCATACGAATCGGGCCTGGTGGAAGCCGGCAGCGGGAGCGGTTGA
- a CDS encoding hemerythrin domain-containing protein, whose translation MNANNPSGTTVHPYTREMAMIHQVFRRESRLVAELVQEVRPADTARSRILAEHWRLYSVGLHTHHTGEDEMLWPVLLPHLDLDAEQVLAMEAQHHALAEGIAEVQRPMDRWEAQARTEDRDELAEALRTHHRQLCAHLDEEEREVMPLVALHVTAEQWHALGERGLAETPRNRLMIALGAILEDSSPEERQEFLGRLPLPARVLWKLVGRRQYRRETDRIRSRHTTA comes from the coding sequence ATGAACGCGAACAACCCCTCCGGTACCACCGTCCACCCCTACACCCGCGAAATGGCGATGATCCACCAGGTGTTCCGCCGCGAGTCGCGGCTCGTGGCCGAACTCGTCCAGGAGGTCCGCCCCGCCGACACCGCCCGCTCCCGGATCCTCGCCGAACACTGGCGGCTGTACTCCGTCGGCCTGCACACCCATCACACCGGCGAGGACGAGATGCTCTGGCCGGTCCTGCTGCCCCACCTGGACCTCGATGCCGAGCAGGTCCTGGCGATGGAGGCGCAGCACCACGCACTCGCCGAAGGGATCGCCGAGGTCCAGCGGCCGATGGACCGCTGGGAGGCGCAGGCCCGGACCGAAGACCGCGACGAACTCGCCGAGGCGCTGCGCACGCACCACCGGCAGCTGTGCGCCCACCTCGACGAGGAGGAGCGGGAGGTCATGCCGCTGGTCGCACTCCACGTGACCGCAGAGCAGTGGCACGCGCTGGGGGAGCGGGGCCTCGCCGAGACGCCGCGGAACCGCCTGATGATCGCCCTGGGCGCCATCCTGGAGGACAGCTCGCCCGAGGAGCGGCAGGAGTTCCTCGGCCGGCTGCCCCTCCCGGCCCGGGTGCTGTGGAAGCTCGTCGGCCGGCGCCAGTACCGCCGCGAGACCGACCGGATCCGCAGCCGGCACACGACCGCCTGA
- a CDS encoding TIGR03619 family F420-dependent LLM class oxidoreductase, producing the protein MRIGFSVPQFGPFADPDRTVAMCAALEALGCHSLWAADRLLAPLDPPDGYPGRQQMPARYGTHLDPLLALALAATATERVRLGSSTLNALWQPPLVLARALTTLDLISHGRLDVGIGLGWMREEYQAAGVPWKGRGARLEETLDVLDAVWCSDPVTHTGPLWTIPESTVLPKPLQSPRPPILLGGFTPYALERVGRRADGWLAASMPLPFLHALWAVAAEAAERAGRDPAALRRVFRVNPEVTTAEADPAETHRRGTVRQICDHLKQMCASGSDEVLVDLQLTTDSPEEFLDLAAAFTAELSQPA; encoded by the coding sequence ATGCGCATCGGATTCTCCGTCCCCCAGTTCGGTCCGTTCGCCGACCCCGACCGCACCGTCGCGATGTGCGCGGCGCTGGAGGCACTCGGCTGTCACAGCCTCTGGGCGGCCGACCGGCTCCTGGCCCCCCTCGACCCGCCCGACGGCTATCCCGGCAGGCAGCAGATGCCCGCCCGGTACGGCACCCACCTCGACCCGCTCCTCGCCCTGGCCCTGGCGGCCACCGCCACCGAACGCGTGCGGTTGGGCAGCAGCACCCTCAACGCCCTGTGGCAGCCGCCCCTCGTACTCGCCCGGGCGCTGACGACCCTCGACCTGATCAGCCACGGGCGCCTGGACGTGGGCATCGGGCTGGGCTGGATGCGTGAGGAGTACCAGGCCGCAGGGGTGCCCTGGAAGGGCCGCGGCGCCCGGCTGGAGGAGACCCTCGACGTCCTCGATGCCGTGTGGTGCTCCGATCCGGTCACCCACACCGGCCCCTTGTGGACCATCCCCGAGTCGACCGTCCTCCCCAAACCCCTCCAGAGCCCGAGGCCGCCGATCCTGTTGGGCGGCTTCACCCCGTACGCCCTGGAGCGGGTCGGCAGGCGCGCCGACGGCTGGCTCGCGGCCTCGATGCCCCTGCCCTTCCTCCACGCGCTCTGGGCGGTGGCCGCCGAGGCTGCCGAACGGGCGGGCCGGGACCCGGCGGCGCTGCGCCGGGTGTTCCGCGTCAACCCCGAGGTCACCACGGCCGAGGCCGACCCCGCGGAGACCCACCGCCGCGGGACCGTGCGCCAGATCTGCGACCACCTCAAGCAGATGTGCGCGTCGGGGAGCGACGAGGTGCTCGTGGACCTCCAGCTGACGACGGACTCGCCCGAGGAGTTCCTGGACCTCGCGGCGGCGTTCACGGCCGAACTGTCCCAGCCGGCCTGA
- a CDS encoding DUF6817 domain-containing protein yields the protein MSDHAVAWLRTLGAQEIAHPGGTLLAHLERVQGLLGSWGARPALRRAGLCHAFYGTDGFPTALLPLARRAELAAVIGDEAEEIVYLYAACDRAASYPTLALEEASFRDRFTGRVHSPAPALRRDLAELSAANELDLARIDPAFREAWGAELLALFTRLRGLLSEPARRECRAVLGEVEG from the coding sequence GTGTCGGATCACGCCGTCGCATGGCTGCGGACGCTCGGCGCGCAGGAGATCGCCCACCCCGGCGGGACCCTCCTCGCGCACCTCGAGCGCGTACAGGGACTCCTCGGGTCCTGGGGGGCTCGGCCCGCGCTCCGACGGGCGGGCCTGTGCCACGCGTTCTACGGTACGGACGGTTTCCCCACCGCCCTGCTGCCGCTCGCCCGGCGGGCCGAACTCGCCGCCGTGATCGGCGACGAGGCCGAAGAGATCGTGTACCTGTACGCCGCCTGCGACCGCGCGGCTTCGTACCCGACGCTCGCCCTCGAGGAGGCGTCCTTCCGGGACCGGTTCACCGGCCGTGTCCACTCCCCCGCCCCGGCGCTCCGGCGGGACCTCGCCGAGCTGTCCGCGGCCAACGAGCTCGACCTCGCGCGGATCGACCCCGCGTTCCGCGAGGCGTGGGGAGCCGAACTCCTGGCCCTGTTCACCCGGTTGCGCGGACTGCTGAGCGAGCCGGCCCGGCGGGAGTGCCGGGCCGTGCTCGGCGAGGTGGAGGGTTAG
- a CDS encoding LysR family transcriptional regulator produces the protein MTLDDLRVFVAVCRAGSLSAVARDLGCTQSAVSQHVRRLEKRTGTSLLERHARGVVPTEAGRILQAAAADGIAGLDGALRRVDELVRGGGGTVRVTTGATTVRHFMSEAVVTFRRRHPEVSLEFQTENSSRSCFDALAADDLDLAWITIGGPVRGIELRPVMELPWVLAVGADDPLAARARIDPADLAGIRHIRLPENSASRAHLDAAFAESGIRVSSDTSVADWDTALLLAELGLGHAVVPALPGWRIPGSDGPLRLVPIPALPPLAVGWAVRRWAALAPPALVFADEVARSCRARAAGQQ, from the coding sequence ATGACCCTCGATGATCTTCGTGTGTTCGTGGCCGTCTGCCGGGCCGGCAGCCTCAGCGCCGTGGCCCGCGACCTCGGCTGCACCCAGTCGGCCGTCAGCCAGCACGTCCGCCGCCTGGAGAAGCGGACCGGCACGAGCCTGCTGGAGCGCCACGCCCGCGGCGTCGTACCCACCGAGGCCGGCCGCATCCTCCAGGCGGCCGCCGCCGACGGCATCGCCGGACTCGACGGCGCCCTGCGCCGCGTGGACGAGCTCGTCCGGGGCGGCGGCGGCACCGTCCGCGTCACCACGGGCGCGACGACGGTCCGGCACTTCATGTCCGAGGCCGTCGTCACCTTCCGCCGCCGCCATCCCGAGGTGAGCCTGGAGTTCCAGACCGAGAACTCCAGCCGCAGCTGTTTCGACGCACTCGCCGCCGATGACCTCGACCTCGCCTGGATCACCATCGGCGGACCGGTCCGCGGCATCGAGCTGCGCCCCGTCATGGAACTGCCCTGGGTGCTCGCCGTCGGCGCGGACGATCCCCTCGCCGCCCGCGCCCGCATCGACCCCGCCGACCTCGCCGGCATCCGCCACATCAGGCTGCCCGAGAACTCCGCCTCCCGCGCCCACCTCGACGCCGCCTTCGCCGAATCCGGCATCCGAGTCAGCTCCGACACCAGCGTGGCCGACTGGGACACCGCCCTGCTCCTCGCCGAACTAGGCCTCGGACACGCCGTCGTGCCCGCGCTGCCGGGCTGGCGGATCCCCGGCTCCGACGGCCCGCTGCGCCTCGTGCCGATCCCCGCCCTGCCGCCGCTCGCGGTCGGCTGGGCCGTCCGCCGCTGGGCCGCCCTCGCCCCGCCCGCCCTGGTCTTCGCCGACGAGGTCGCCCGCAGCTGCCGGGCGCGCGCCGCCGGGCAGCAGTGA
- a CDS encoding TetR/AcrR family transcriptional regulator: MDQERPLRERLIDAGVELVLSEGADALGLREIARRAGVSHGAPRRYFPTHQSLLSAIARRGFEDLGARIAASVGTPEPSPRERVRTIGCAYVGYALEHAGMFALMFRHDLLDSTGQGPAEGPRLRESTLPMFDLLVTLVRRCGAAEPSVTAAALWANLHGVAQLWRWGSLQLALGGAPADGVERLVGAAVDAHLGPEPL; encoded by the coding sequence ATGGACCAGGAGAGACCGCTCCGGGAGCGGCTGATCGACGCAGGGGTGGAGCTCGTCCTGAGCGAGGGCGCCGACGCACTCGGGCTGCGGGAGATCGCCCGCCGGGCGGGCGTCTCGCACGGGGCGCCGCGCCGGTACTTCCCCACCCACCAGTCGCTGCTGTCGGCGATCGCCCGGCGCGGGTTCGAGGACCTCGGGGCGCGCATCGCGGCGTCGGTCGGCACGCCGGAGCCGTCCCCGCGGGAGCGGGTGCGGACGATCGGGTGCGCGTACGTCGGCTACGCGCTGGAGCACGCGGGGATGTTCGCGCTGATGTTCCGGCACGACCTGCTGGACAGTACGGGCCAGGGGCCCGCCGAGGGGCCCCGGCTGCGGGAGTCCACGCTCCCGATGTTCGATCTCCTCGTGACGCTCGTCCGCCGGTGCGGGGCGGCCGAACCCTCCGTCACCGCCGCCGCGTTGTGGGCCAACCTGCACGGCGTGGCGCAGTTGTGGCGCTGGGGCAGCCTGCAGCTGGCCCTCGGCGGCGCGCCCGCCGACGGCGTCGAACGGCTCGTCGGCGCCGCCGTCGACGCGCACCTCGGTCCGGAACCGCTGTGA
- a CDS encoding DUF6158 family protein, which produces MTEHDGGPSARKLEEGRLLKELEAIHRTRHETLLHGSDDALVTHTKRMNELEHEYVRRHPQRAQTAGRTRSGARARGTGD; this is translated from the coding sequence ATGACGGAGCACGACGGCGGTCCGTCGGCGCGGAAGCTGGAGGAGGGCCGGCTGCTCAAGGAGCTGGAGGCCATCCACCGCACGCGCCACGAGACCCTGTTGCACGGGTCCGACGACGCCCTGGTCACCCACACGAAGCGGATGAACGAGCTGGAGCACGAGTACGTACGCCGCCACCCGCAGCGGGCCCAGACGGCGGGCCGCACCCGCTCGGGAGCCCGCGCCCGCGGCACCGGCGACTGA
- a CDS encoding CobW family GTP-binding protein — translation MTLPVVIVGGLHGDARRSAVRELLAAVPGSVALHHDLATAAGGTVRRVVRDASGELSRGETPLVNDCACCALREDLLPELWRLAADGSTGLAVVELWDSVEPRTMAEVVAAHGGEALDLTNVITAVDPALVLPYLANGDDLAEAGLAAAPTDRRTVGDTWARQLEYAPVLALVDGADADEEDRALLAQLHPTARQVRTGSGELARAAFAGFDTAAAAAAQHPACALLPQEADEAGVATLVWHRHRPFHPGRLYEALEGLVAAAARSRGRFWLADRPDTLLAWDAAGGALRVESSGPWLASLPDAAWEMVPPVRRAAAALGWHPEHGDRCQHLVFTSPGLDREGLAELLDACLLTEAEFAAGREAWKRLPTAFGAFLDPVS, via the coding sequence GTGACCTTGCCCGTCGTCATCGTCGGCGGGCTGCACGGCGACGCCCGCCGCAGCGCGGTGCGGGAGCTGCTGGCCGCCGTACCGGGCAGCGTCGCCCTGCACCACGACCTGGCCACGGCGGCCGGGGGGACCGTACGGCGCGTCGTACGGGACGCCTCGGGCGAGCTGTCCCGGGGCGAGACCCCGCTCGTGAACGACTGCGCGTGCTGCGCGCTGCGCGAGGACCTGCTCCCGGAGCTGTGGCGCCTCGCCGCGGACGGATCGACCGGGCTCGCCGTCGTCGAACTGTGGGACTCCGTCGAACCGCGCACCATGGCCGAGGTCGTGGCCGCGCACGGCGGCGAAGCCCTGGACCTCACCAATGTGATCACCGCCGTCGACCCCGCCCTCGTCCTGCCGTACCTCGCCAACGGGGACGACCTGGCCGAAGCGGGGCTCGCCGCGGCCCCCACCGACCGGCGGACCGTCGGGGACACCTGGGCCCGGCAGCTGGAGTACGCCCCCGTCCTCGCGCTCGTCGACGGCGCGGACGCGGACGAGGAGGACCGCGCCCTGCTGGCCCAGCTGCACCCGACCGCCCGTCAGGTGCGTACGGGGTCCGGCGAGCTGGCGCGCGCGGCCTTCGCCGGATTCGACACCGCGGCGGCCGCCGCCGCCCAGCATCCGGCGTGCGCGCTGCTGCCGCAGGAGGCGGACGAGGCCGGGGTGGCCACCCTCGTCTGGCACCGCCACCGCCCCTTCCACCCGGGGCGGCTCTACGAGGCCCTGGAGGGCCTCGTGGCCGCCGCGGCCCGCAGCCGCGGCCGCTTCTGGCTCGCCGACCGCCCCGACACCCTGCTGGCCTGGGACGCCGCGGGCGGCGCGCTCCGCGTGGAGAGCAGCGGCCCCTGGCTGGCCTCGCTGCCGGACGCCGCGTGGGAGATGGTGCCGCCCGTGCGCAGGGCGGCCGCCGCACTGGGCTGGCATCCCGAGCACGGTGACCGCTGCCAGCACCTGGTCTTCACCTCGCCCGGCCTCGACCGTGAAGGGCTGGCGGAGCTCCTCGACGCCTGTCTGCTGACCGAAGCCGAGTTCGCCGCCGGGCGGGAGGCGTGGAAGCGCCTGCCGACCGCCTTCGGCGCCTTCCTCGACCCCGTCTCCTGA
- a CDS encoding type B 50S ribosomal protein L31, which yields MKPGIHPAYGPVVFRDKAADFAFLTRSTATGDRTVEWEDGRTYPVIDVEISSQSHPFHTGTARVLDTAGRVERFQRRYGSKP from the coding sequence GTGAAGCCTGGAATCCACCCCGCCTACGGCCCCGTCGTCTTCCGCGACAAGGCCGCCGACTTCGCCTTCCTCACCCGGTCGACCGCCACCGGCGACAGGACGGTCGAGTGGGAGGACGGCCGCACCTACCCCGTCATCGACGTCGAAATCTCCTCGCAGAGCCATCCCTTCCACACCGGCACCGCCCGCGTCCTGGACACCGCCGGCCGGGTCGAGCGCTTCCAGCGCCGCTACGGGAGCAAGCCGTGA
- the rpmG gene encoding 50S ribosomal protein L33 gives MARNELRPIIKLRSTAGTGHTYVTRKNRRNDPDRMVLRKFDPVVRRHVDFREER, from the coding sequence ATGGCACGCAACGAACTACGCCCGATCATCAAGCTCCGCTCCACCGCGGGCACCGGCCACACCTACGTCACCCGCAAGAACCGGCGCAACGACCCCGACCGCATGGTGCTGCGCAAGTTCGACCCGGTCGTCCGCCGGCACGTCGACTTCCGCGAAGAGCGCTGA
- a CDS encoding TetR/AcrR family transcriptional regulator has product MVNEEELLDGAARVLAGDHSASMVQIAAGIGTSRATLSRRYATREALLKAVAVRAIEVVDGCLAPLDLTPSADAAAFDAAIEELVIALMPAAHLYGFTSRDATVLADPEFRAGVDRQDQRAVAFIALGQRLGRLRADLPPYWIWYSLWGLLDAAAEGVRDGHFAPRQIGHLVLTSFLSGTRPLAPPPAGAPAP; this is encoded by the coding sequence ATGGTGAACGAAGAAGAACTGCTGGACGGCGCCGCCCGCGTCCTCGCCGGCGATCACAGCGCCTCGATGGTGCAGATCGCCGCCGGCATCGGCACCAGCCGCGCCACACTGAGCCGCCGCTACGCCACCCGCGAGGCCCTGCTCAAGGCCGTCGCCGTCCGCGCGATCGAGGTCGTCGACGGGTGCCTGGCCCCGCTCGACCTGACCCCGAGCGCCGACGCGGCCGCCTTCGACGCCGCCATCGAGGAACTGGTCATCGCCCTGATGCCCGCCGCCCACCTCTACGGCTTCACCTCGCGCGACGCCACCGTCCTCGCGGACCCGGAGTTCCGGGCCGGCGTGGACCGGCAGGACCAGCGGGCCGTGGCCTTCATCGCCCTCGGCCAGCGGCTGGGCCGGCTGCGCGCGGACCTGCCGCCGTACTGGATCTGGTACTCCCTCTGGGGCCTGCTCGACGCGGCCGCCGAGGGCGTGCGCGACGGCCACTTCGCCCCGCGCCAGATCGGCCACCTCGTGCTGACCTCCTTCCTCAGCGGGACCCGGCCGCTCGCGCCGCCCCCCGCCGGCGCTCCCGCGCCCTGA
- a CDS encoding MFS transporter, producing the protein MHTPAQAPRRWIVLAILSGSLLLISMDTTILNVAFPSLVGDLQPGAVQQLWIIDVYALALSGLLVTAGALGDRWGRKRLLMAGFGIFSLASLIAVFSTEAWHVIAARALLGIGGAAIMPATVSILRTVFTDAKERAFALAVWAAVFGGGMAFGPVVGGLLVQDYGWHSAFLLNLPVAAVIVAAGLRYLPESRSPRSSGTWDWWGVGQSVVGMLALAGGIKQLGKSGIADPLPWALLLIAAVALTVFVRRQLRLDHPLLQVRLFAEPAFSVAATAIFLPMVGMGAILFLVTQWFQYGEGYTPLEAGLRLLPAPLALIAASMVAPSLMHRFAIRHVLGTGLVVLAAGMALPWTFQQFTDLGYPAFAAALTVMGLGAGLATTVASVTLVSAAPAAEVSSAAAIEETCYELGSAMGIAVLGSTAAALYRGNLPALELDAPSAAAVQGSVGEAAHTAERIGGAVGQALLDTASHAYTLAITPAFLLAAVLAVAAAATTWTLIPRDLQPTENH; encoded by the coding sequence ATGCACACCCCCGCGCAGGCCCCCCGTCGGTGGATCGTCCTGGCGATCCTCTCCGGCAGTCTCCTGCTCATCTCCATGGACACCACGATCCTCAACGTGGCCTTCCCCTCGCTCGTCGGCGACCTCCAGCCGGGCGCCGTACAGCAGCTGTGGATCATCGACGTGTACGCGCTCGCCCTGTCCGGACTGCTGGTGACCGCCGGGGCGCTCGGTGACCGCTGGGGACGCAAGCGGCTGCTCATGGCGGGCTTCGGCATCTTCTCGCTCGCCTCGCTCATCGCCGTGTTCTCCACCGAGGCCTGGCACGTCATAGCGGCCCGCGCCCTGCTCGGCATCGGCGGCGCGGCCATCATGCCCGCCACCGTGTCGATCCTGCGCACCGTATTCACCGACGCCAAGGAGCGCGCCTTCGCGCTCGCCGTCTGGGCGGCCGTCTTCGGCGGCGGCATGGCCTTCGGGCCGGTCGTCGGCGGACTCCTGGTCCAGGACTACGGCTGGCACTCCGCCTTCCTCCTCAACCTCCCCGTCGCCGCCGTCATCGTCGCGGCCGGCCTGCGCTACCTGCCCGAATCCCGCTCCCCGCGCAGCAGCGGCACGTGGGACTGGTGGGGCGTCGGCCAGTCCGTCGTCGGCATGCTCGCCCTCGCGGGCGGAATCAAGCAGCTCGGCAAGAGCGGAATCGCCGACCCGCTGCCCTGGGCCCTGCTCCTGATCGCCGCCGTCGCGCTCACCGTCTTCGTACGCCGCCAGCTGCGCCTGGACCACCCGCTGCTGCAGGTACGGCTGTTCGCCGAGCCCGCCTTCAGCGTCGCGGCCACCGCGATCTTCCTGCCCATGGTGGGCATGGGCGCGATCCTGTTCCTCGTCACCCAGTGGTTCCAGTACGGCGAGGGCTACACCCCGCTGGAGGCCGGCCTGCGCCTGCTGCCGGCCCCGCTCGCGCTGATCGCCGCCTCGATGGTGGCCCCCTCGCTGATGCACCGCTTCGCCATCCGCCACGTGCTCGGCACCGGCCTGGTCGTCCTGGCCGCCGGCATGGCACTGCCCTGGACCTTCCAGCAGTTCACCGACCTCGGCTACCCGGCCTTCGCCGCCGCCCTGACCGTGATGGGCCTGGGCGCCGGCCTCGCCACCACCGTGGCCTCGGTGACCCTGGTCTCCGCCGCGCCCGCCGCCGAGGTCTCCAGCGCCGCCGCCATCGAGGAGACCTGCTACGAACTCGGCTCGGCCATGGGCATCGCCGTCCTCGGCTCCACCGCGGCAGCGCTCTACCGGGGCAACCTGCCCGCCCTGGAACTGGACGCCCCCAGCGCCGCCGCCGTACAGGGCTCCGTCGGCGAGGCCGCGCACACCGCCGAACGCATCGGCGGCGCCGTCGGCCAGGCCCTGCTCGACACCGCCTCGCACGCCTACACCCTGGCGATCACTCCGGCCTTCCTGCTGGCCGCCGTTCTCGCGGTCGCCGCGGCGGCCACGACCTGGACGCTCATTCCGCGGGACCTGCAGCCCACCGAGAACCACTGA
- a CDS encoding helix-turn-helix domain-containing protein, producing the protein MDEPARIGRRVQRMRGELGLTQRQLAEPSYTSAYISTLESGKVRPSETALRFLAARLGTSYEELATGRPAHLATELRLALTDAQQTLATGAADEAAARYRRLLAEAEELGLVPEQAEARLGLGDCALESGELPDAIGHFEAAERLLADEPLPRRARPIRGRAVAHLLAGELRYACYLLESTIDELGASGLADPEALVLLNAAIIGPYLDMGAHARAARAAELALALAPQVSDPALVAGMHRQVARTFLAGGRVADADASLAKAQEIYGQLRLRTDLAHCHWMRGYVQAQNGELTSAERELRIARDMLSARRAGLYTAQVEVELADVLRQLGRYEEAAGLLAALLELGDSHGAVHAGGAHRLLGLMAEERGEPESAEEHYVQALALLERSGASGDLADLCRLLGDLLRRTGRVEAAMDAYRTGLGHRAAPGTTTLGPAPAAPALRPARVSGSRWAAGPAE; encoded by the coding sequence ATGGACGAACCGGCCCGGATCGGCCGCAGGGTGCAGCGCATGCGCGGTGAACTCGGCCTGACGCAGCGCCAGTTGGCGGAGCCCTCCTACACCTCGGCCTATATCTCCACACTGGAGTCGGGCAAGGTCCGGCCCTCCGAGACCGCGCTGCGCTTCCTCGCCGCCCGCCTGGGCACCTCGTACGAGGAGCTCGCCACCGGCCGCCCCGCCCATCTGGCCACCGAGCTGCGGCTCGCCCTCACCGACGCCCAGCAGACGCTCGCCACGGGCGCGGCCGACGAGGCCGCCGCGCGCTACCGGCGGCTGCTCGCCGAGGCCGAGGAGCTGGGGCTGGTCCCCGAGCAGGCGGAGGCCCGGCTCGGGCTCGGCGACTGCGCGCTGGAGTCCGGTGAACTGCCGGACGCGATCGGCCACTTCGAGGCGGCGGAGCGTCTCCTCGCGGACGAACCGCTCCCCCGCCGGGCCCGGCCGATCCGCGGCCGGGCCGTCGCGCACCTGCTCGCCGGTGAGCTGCGCTACGCCTGCTACCTGCTCGAATCCACCATCGACGAGTTGGGTGCGAGCGGGCTGGCCGATCCCGAGGCGCTGGTGCTGCTCAACGCCGCGATCATCGGGCCGTACCTCGACATGGGCGCCCACGCCCGGGCCGCCCGCGCCGCCGAGCTCGCACTCGCACTGGCTCCGCAGGTCAGCGATCCGGCACTGGTGGCGGGCATGCACCGGCAGGTGGCCCGGACCTTCCTCGCCGGGGGGCGGGTGGCCGACGCCGACGCCTCACTGGCGAAGGCCCAGGAGATCTACGGGCAGCTGCGACTGCGGACCGATCTGGCGCACTGCCACTGGATGCGCGGCTACGTACAGGCGCAGAACGGTGAACTGACCTCGGCGGAGCGCGAGTTGCGCATCGCCAGGGACATGCTGTCGGCCCGTCGCGCCGGGCTTTACACGGCGCAGGTGGAGGTCGAGCTGGCCGACGTGCTGCGCCAGCTCGGGCGGTACGAGGAGGCCGCAGGGCTGCTCGCGGCGCTGCTGGAGCTGGGGGACAGTCACGGCGCCGTGCACGCGGGCGGAGCGCACCGGCTCCTCGGCCTGATGGCCGAGGAGCGCGGTGAGCCGGAGTCGGCCGAGGAGCACTACGTACAGGCGCTGGCGCTGCTGGAGCGCAGTGGGGCGTCGGGCGATCTCGCGGATCTGTGCCGGCTGCTGGGCGATCTGCTGCGGCGGACGGGCCGGGTCGAGGCGGCGATGGACGCGTACCGCACGGGCCTGGGGCACCGGGCGGCGCCCGGCACCACCACGCTGGGCCCGGCGCCCGCCGCGCCCGCGCTGCGGCCCGCCCGGGTCAGTGGTTCTCGGTGGGCTGCAGGTCCCGCGGAATGA